Within Kutzneria chonburiensis, the genomic segment CAAGGACACCTGGGTGCTGGCCCCGCGATCGTCCACAGTGGAGAGTGAGCTGTCCGGGCCCGAGCTCGTGCAGGCCGGGCAGCTGGGTGGCGTCGCCACCGAGCAGGGCCCGGAACTGACGGCGTCGCAGCAACAACAACAGCAGCAGTAGGGAGGCGTCGTGCTGGCTCGGAACGCGGAATCCCTGTACTGGATCGGCCGTTACGTCGAACGCGCCGACGACACCGCGCGCATTCTGGACGTGTCCGTGCACCAACTGCTGGAGGACGCGACCGTCAACCCCGACTCGGAAAGCCGGCAGCTGCTGGCCGTTCTCGGCATCACGCCGCCGGACGGCGCTTCGTTGGACGTGTGGTCGCTGACCGAGCTGGTGGCCTATTCGTCGGCCAACGCGGGATCCATCGTCGCCTCCGTGACCAGCGCCCGCGAGAACACCCGTGGCGCGCGGGAGGTTGTGTCGACGGAGATGTGGGAGTGCTTGAACAGCATGTGGAATGCCGTGCCGGAGCGGCAGCGCTACGCCCGTCAGGTCGGGCCGCACGCCTTCTTCTCCTTCGTCGAGGAGCGGGCCGCGATGTTCGCCGGGCTGGCCGATTCCACCATGAGCCGTGACGACGGCTGGCGGTTCCTCGTGTTGGGGCGGTCCGTGGAACGCGTGGACATGATCGTGCGGCTGCTGCTTTCCCGTTCCGGCGACAAGGCTTCTTCGCCCGGGTGGGTCACCGTGCTGCGGTCCGCCGGCGCGCATGACACGTACCTTCGGACCTATCGCGGGGCCATGGACGCTTCCCGTGTCGTGCAGTTCTTGTTGCTGGACAGGCTCTTTCCTCGCTCCGTGTTCCATGCCCTGTCCCAGGCCGAGGAATGCCTGGAGCACCTTGAGCACGCCCCCGGGCGGCGCGTCGGCGCCACCGCCGAGGCCTCCCGGCTGCTCGGCAAAGCCCGGAGCGACTTGGAGTTCCTGCGCATCTCCGAGCTCATGGAGAACCTGCCCCGGCGGCTGAAGTCCTTGCAGGCCACCGTTCGTGACGTCGGCGAGGCCGTGTCGCAGCAGTACTTCCACTCCGTGCCGTGGGTCGCCTGGACCAACGCGGAGGTGGGCGCATGAGCTGGCGACTTCGGGTCACGCACACCACCCAGTACCGCTACGCCTCGCCGGTTACCCAGTCGTACAACGAGGTTCGGCTCACCCCGCGCAGCGACCGGCGGCAGAACGTCGTCGTCAGCCGGGTCGAGACCCATCCCGCAACCCGGGCCTACCGGTACAGCGACTACTGGGGCACCACCGTCACCTCTTTCGACCTGCATGCCCCGCACACCGAGCTCACCGTCGTCGGGTCGTCCGTCGTCGAGACCGGCGGCGAGGTCTCTCCTGTCGGCGGCGCTACCTGGACCGACCTCCGCGGCGAGGACGTCCTCGACCGCTACACCGAGTACCTCGGTTGGACCTCTACGTCCCCCGCGACCGCGAGCTCGCCGCCCGGGCCCGGGAACTCCGCCGTGGTCTCAGTCCCGTGGACGCCGTCCATGCCGCCGCCGCTTGGGTCCATTCCCAGATGACCTACCGGCAGGGCTCCACCGGCGTGCACAGCTCCGCTGCCGACGCTTGGCAGGCCCGTGAGGGCGTCTGTCAGGACTACGCCCATCTCACTTTGGCCCTCCTCCGGGCCATGGGCATTCCCGCCCGCTACGTCTCCGGCTACCTCCACACCCGCGCCGACGGCGCCACCAAGGAGACCGTCCGCGGCGAGAGCCATGCCTGGATCGAGGCGTGGACCGGCGGTTGGTGGGCGTACGACCCCACCAACGCCATCCC encodes:
- a CDS encoding alpha-E domain-containing protein, producing MLARNAESLYWIGRYVERADDTARILDVSVHQLLEDATVNPDSESRQLLAVLGITPPDGASLDVWSLTELVAYSSANAGSIVASVTSARENTRGAREVVSTEMWECLNSMWNAVPERQRYARQVGPHAFFSFVEERAAMFAGLADSTMSRDDGWRFLVLGRSVERVDMIVRLLLSRSGDKASSPGWVTVLRSAGAHDTYLRTYRGAMDASRVVQFLLLDRLFPRSVFHALSQAEECLEHLEHAPGRRVGATAEASRLLGKARSDLEFLRISELMENLPRRLKSLQATVRDVGEAVSQQYFHSVPWVAWTNAEVGA
- a CDS encoding transglutaminase N-terminal domain-containing protein, with translation MSWRLRVTHTTQYRYASPVTQSYNEVRLTPRSDRRQNVVVSRVETHPATRAYRYSDYWGTTVTSFDLHAPHTELTVVGSSVVETGGEVSPVGGATWTDLRGEDVLDRYTEYLGWTSTSPATASSPPGPGNSAVVSVPWTPSMPPPLGSIPR
- a CDS encoding transglutaminase-like domain-containing protein; protein product: MDAVHAAAAWVHSQMTYRQGSTGVHSSAADAWQAREGVCQDYAHLTLALLRAMGIPARYVSGYLHTRADGATKETVRGESHAWIEAWTGGWWAYDPTNAIPIGQRHVWVAVGRDYADVVPFKGIYTGGAGAGLTVTVELTRLA